A genomic window from Streptococcus sanguinis includes:
- the rseP gene encoding RIP metalloprotease RseP: MQFITFIIIFGIIVVVHEFGHFYFAKKSGILVREFAIGMGPKIFSHIGKDGTAYTIRILPLGGYVRMAGWGEDSTDIKVGTPASLTLDAEGKVVRINLSGKKVDQTALPMNVTGFDFEEKLEITGLILDELKTYAVDHDATIVEEDGTEVRIAPLDVQYQNASIWGRLITNFAGPMNNFILSVLVFMLLAFVQGGVRDENSNHFQVMDGSAIAAAGVQNNDQILKINDYEIGNWADLTSALAKITAKSKEAPTLSVTYKHGSETKEITVQPKKDGNRYLLGVSPTVKTGFWDKVIGGFTAAWSTTVRILSALKDIVFNFNINKLGGPVAIYNFSSQAAEQGLPAVLSLLAMLSLNIGIFNLIPIPALDGGKIVLNILEAIRRKPLKRETETYITLSGVAIMVILMIAVTWNDIMKLFF; encoded by the coding sequence ATGCAGTTTATAACCTTTATTATTATTTTTGGGATCATTGTGGTGGTCCATGAGTTCGGACACTTCTACTTTGCGAAGAAGTCCGGCATTTTGGTCAGAGAGTTCGCTATCGGTATGGGACCCAAGATTTTCTCCCATATTGGCAAGGACGGGACGGCCTATACGATTCGGATTTTACCCTTGGGAGGCTATGTGCGCATGGCCGGCTGGGGGGAAGACTCCACTGACATTAAAGTGGGGACACCGGCTAGTCTGACCTTGGATGCAGAGGGCAAGGTAGTTCGCATCAATCTCTCTGGCAAAAAGGTTGACCAGACAGCTCTGCCCATGAATGTGACCGGCTTTGACTTTGAGGAAAAGCTGGAAATCACAGGTCTGATCCTTGACGAGCTCAAGACTTATGCAGTAGATCATGATGCAACGATTGTTGAAGAAGATGGCACTGAGGTGAGGATTGCACCTCTGGATGTTCAGTATCAGAATGCTAGCATCTGGGGTCGCCTCATCACCAACTTTGCTGGGCCTATGAATAACTTCATCCTGAGCGTGCTGGTATTTATGCTGCTGGCCTTTGTTCAGGGCGGCGTTCGTGATGAGAACAGCAATCATTTTCAAGTCATGGATGGTAGTGCTATAGCAGCTGCTGGGGTTCAAAATAATGACCAAATCCTTAAGATTAATGACTATGAGATTGGCAACTGGGCGGATCTAACCAGCGCTCTGGCGAAAATCACAGCCAAGAGTAAGGAAGCGCCGACCTTGTCTGTTACCTACAAACACGGCAGCGAAACGAAAGAGATTACCGTACAGCCTAAAAAAGACGGCAATCGTTATCTGCTAGGGGTATCTCCAACGGTCAAGACAGGCTTTTGGGACAAGGTGATTGGCGGCTTTACTGCAGCTTGGTCTACCACGGTTCGCATTTTGTCAGCTCTGAAAGATATCGTCTTCAACTTCAATATCAATAAGCTGGGCGGTCCGGTCGCTATTTACAATTTCAGCAGTCAGGCTGCAGAGCAAGGCTTGCCAGCAGTACTCAGCCTTTTGGCCATGCTGTCGCTCAATATCGGTATTTTCAACCTGATTCCCATTCCAGCCTTGGACGGTGGAAAAATCGTCCTCAATATTCTGGAGGCTATCCGCAGAAAACCACTGAAAAGAGAAACGGAGACCTATATCACTCTGTCTGGAGTGGCTATTATGGTCATCTTGATGATTGCCGTTACCTGGAACGATATTATGAAATTATTCTTCTAA
- a CDS encoding phosphatidate cytidylyltransferase has protein sequence MSKNLQKRLIFGGIALAIFIPLVLTGGVIFQIFVGLLAMMAVHEFLQMKGLPTATIEGVLAMLAAFVLTLPLENYLKFLPVNGNVVAYGLVVFLLLISTVLGSNYTFEDAAYPIAASFYVGLGFNALIDARLMSIDKVLLALFIVWATDSGAYLVGVRFGKRKLAPRVSPNKTIEGSLGGILLAVLVTGIFMLVRPQVYGPYNAFVFLILAVLFSIGGQLGDLVISSVKRHFGVKDSGKFIPGHGGVLDRFDSLLFVFPLMHFFGLI, from the coding sequence ATGAGTAAAAATTTACAAAAACGTCTAATCTTTGGAGGAATCGCTCTTGCTATTTTTATTCCTCTGGTATTGACAGGAGGCGTCATCTTTCAGATTTTTGTGGGACTGCTGGCTATGATGGCGGTGCATGAATTTCTCCAAATGAAAGGTCTGCCGACAGCGACAATCGAGGGTGTCTTGGCCATGCTGGCAGCCTTTGTCCTAACCCTGCCTCTGGAGAACTATCTGAAGTTTCTGCCGGTCAATGGCAATGTCGTGGCCTATGGCTTGGTCGTCTTTCTTCTGTTGATTTCGACTGTTCTAGGTTCCAACTACACCTTTGAAGATGCGGCTTATCCGATTGCGGCTAGTTTTTATGTCGGTCTTGGTTTTAATGCCTTGATTGATGCCCGCTTGATGAGTATTGACAAGGTTCTGCTAGCTCTCTTTATCGTCTGGGCTACTGACAGTGGAGCTTATCTGGTCGGGGTGCGTTTCGGTAAAAGAAAGCTGGCGCCAAGAGTTTCTCCTAATAAGACTATTGAAGGCAGCCTTGGCGGCATTCTATTAGCTGTTCTAGTGACTGGAATCTTTATGTTGGTTCGACCGCAAGTGTATGGACCTTATAATGCCTTTGTCTTTTTAATTCTGGCAGTGCTCTTTAGTATTGGCGGCCAGTTGGGTGATTTGGTCATAAGCTCAGTCAAGCGTCATTTCGGGGTCAAGGATTCTGGTAAATTCATTCCTGGTCACGGCGGTGTCTTGGATCGTTTTGACAGCCTTCTCTTTGTCTTTCCGCTGATGCATTTCTTCGGCTTGATCTAA
- the ulaG gene encoding L-ascorbate 6-phosphate lactonase, translating into MPNVKDITRESWILSTFPEWGTWLNEEIEEEVVPEGNFAMWWLGNCGVWIKTPGGANVVMDLWSNRGKSTKKVKDMVRGHQMANMAGVRKLQPNLRVQPMVIDPFAINELDYYLVSHFHSDHIDINTAAAIVNNPSLDHVKFVGPYECGEIWKKWGVPEERIIVIKPGESFEFKDIKVTAVESFDRTCLVTLPVEGAEAQDGELAGLAVTDEEMARKAVNYVFETPGGTIYHGADSHFSNYFAKHGKDFQIDVAINNYGDNPVGIQDKMTSIDLLRMAENLRAKVIIPVHYDIWSNFMASTDEILALWKMRKERLQYQFHPFIWEVGGKYTYPLDKDRIEYHHPRGFDDCFEQESNIQFKALL; encoded by the coding sequence ATGCCGAACGTGAAAGACATTACCAGAGAATCTTGGATTTTGTCAACTTTTCCAGAATGGGGCACTTGGCTCAATGAAGAAATTGAAGAAGAAGTGGTGCCAGAAGGCAACTTTGCTATGTGGTGGCTGGGCAACTGCGGTGTCTGGATTAAGACGCCGGGCGGTGCCAATGTAGTCATGGACCTGTGGTCTAACCGCGGAAAATCAACCAAAAAGGTCAAAGATATGGTCAGAGGGCATCAAATGGCTAATATGGCCGGTGTCCGCAAGCTGCAACCGAATCTGCGCGTGCAGCCTATGGTGATTGATCCTTTTGCTATCAATGAACTAGATTATTATTTGGTTTCTCATTTCCATAGCGATCACATTGACATCAATACCGCAGCGGCTATTGTCAACAATCCTAGCTTGGACCATGTTAAGTTTGTCGGACCCTATGAGTGCGGCGAGATTTGGAAAAAATGGGGTGTGCCTGAAGAACGCATCATCGTTATCAAGCCAGGTGAAAGCTTTGAGTTTAAGGACATCAAGGTGACAGCTGTTGAATCATTTGACCGTACCTGTCTGGTGACCCTGCCAGTCGAAGGTGCTGAAGCTCAAGATGGGGAACTGGCTGGACTGGCTGTGACCGATGAAGAAATGGCACGCAAGGCAGTTAACTATGTCTTTGAAACACCAGGCGGAACTATCTATCACGGTGCAGATTCTCACTTCTCTAACTACTTTGCTAAGCACGGTAAGGACTTCCAGATTGATGTAGCTATCAATAACTATGGTGACAATCCTGTCGGTATTCAGGACAAGATGACTTCTATCGACTTACTGCGTATGGCTGAAAACCTGCGGGCTAAGGTCATCATCCCAGTTCATTATGATATCTGGTCCAACTTTATGGCTTCAACCGATGAGATTTTAGCCTTGTGGAAGATGCGCAAAGAACGTCTTCAATATCAGTTCCATCCATTCATCTGGGAAGTGGGCGGCAAGTATACCTACCCTCTGGACAAAGATAGAATCGAATACCATCATCCTCGTGGCTTTGATGACTGTTTCGAGCAAGAGTCCAATATTCAATTTAAAGCCCTCCTTTAA
- the tkt gene encoding transketolase: MSQLSVNAIRFLGIDAIEKSKSGHPGVVMGAAPMAYDLFTKQLRINPEQPNWINRDRFVLSAGHGSMLLYALLHLSGFKDVSMEEIKNFRQWGSKTPGHPEFGHTAGVDATTGPLGQGISTATGFAQAERFLAAKYNREGYPIFDHYTYVICGDGDLMEGVSAEAASYAGLQKLDKLVVLYDSNDINLDGETKDSFTEDVRARYEAYGWHTALVEDGTDLAAIDAAINEAKASGKPSLIEVKTVIGYGSPNKQGTNAVHGAPLGAEEAEATRQALGWDYAPFEIPEEVYADYRTNVAERGAAAYDAWKQLVEDYKQAHPELAAEVTAIIAGQDPVEIKPEDFPVLENGFSQATRNSSQDALNAAAKVLPTFLGGSADLAHSNMTYIKEDGLQDDAHRLNRNIQFGVREFAMGTILNGMALHGGLRVYGGTFFVFSDYVKAAVRLSALQGLPVTYVFTHDSIAVGEDGPTHEPIEHLAGLRAIPNLTVFRPADARETQAAWYLALKSQSTPTALVLTRQNLTVEDGTDFDKVAKGAYVVYETGADFDTILLASGSEVNLAVAAAKALAAEGAKIRVVSVPSTELFDAQDAAYKEEILPNAVRRRVAIEMAASQPWYKYVGLDGAVIGIDQFGASAPASKVLEEYGFTVEHVAEVVKNLK, from the coding sequence ATGTCACAATTATCAGTTAATGCCATTCGCTTTTTAGGGATTGACGCGATTGAAAAGTCTAAGTCAGGTCACCCTGGTGTAGTCATGGGCGCTGCGCCGATGGCTTACGACTTGTTTACTAAACAACTGCGTATTAATCCAGAACAGCCAAACTGGATTAACCGCGACCGCTTCGTCCTATCTGCAGGACATGGCTCTATGTTGCTTTATGCCTTGCTTCATCTGTCTGGCTTTAAAGATGTCAGCATGGAGGAAATCAAAAACTTCCGCCAATGGGGTTCTAAGACACCAGGTCACCCAGAGTTTGGGCATACAGCTGGTGTTGATGCCACTACTGGCCCGCTAGGGCAGGGTATTTCTACAGCTACTGGATTTGCTCAGGCAGAGCGTTTCTTGGCTGCCAAGTACAATCGTGAAGGCTATCCAATCTTTGACCATTACACTTATGTCATCTGTGGTGATGGCGATTTGATGGAGGGGGTTTCAGCTGAGGCTGCTTCTTACGCTGGTCTGCAAAAGCTGGACAAGCTGGTTGTTCTCTATGATTCAAATGATATCAACCTAGATGGAGAGACCAAGGATTCCTTTACAGAAGATGTTCGTGCCCGCTATGAAGCCTATGGTTGGCATACTGCCTTGGTGGAAGACGGAACAGACCTTGCAGCGATTGATGCAGCTATCAATGAAGCTAAAGCTTCTGGCAAGCCATCTTTGATTGAAGTTAAGACGGTTATTGGTTACGGTTCTCCAAACAAGCAAGGAACTAATGCTGTTCACGGCGCGCCTCTTGGAGCAGAAGAAGCAGAAGCTACTCGTCAAGCCTTGGGCTGGGACTATGCCCCGTTTGAGATTCCTGAGGAAGTCTATGCTGACTACCGTACAAATGTAGCAGAGCGTGGTGCAGCGGCTTACGATGCTTGGAAACAGTTAGTGGAGGACTACAAGCAAGCCCATCCAGAATTGGCGGCAGAAGTAACAGCCATCATTGCTGGTCAGGATCCAGTAGAAATCAAACCAGAAGATTTCCCAGTACTTGAAAATGGCTTCTCTCAAGCAACCCGTAATTCTAGTCAGGATGCCCTCAATGCAGCAGCTAAGGTCCTTCCAACTTTCCTCGGCGGTTCTGCTGACTTGGCTCATTCCAATATGACCTACATCAAGGAAGACGGTCTGCAGGATGATGCCCACCGTCTCAACCGCAACATCCAATTTGGTGTGCGCGAGTTTGCTATGGGAACAATTCTCAACGGTATGGCGCTTCATGGTGGTCTTCGCGTTTACGGTGGTACCTTCTTCGTCTTCTCAGACTATGTCAAGGCAGCTGTCCGTTTGTCTGCCCTGCAAGGTTTGCCAGTGACTTATGTCTTCACACACGATTCTATTGCAGTTGGTGAAGACGGGCCAACTCATGAGCCGATTGAGCATTTGGCTGGTCTGCGTGCCATTCCAAACCTGACTGTTTTCCGCCCAGCAGATGCGCGTGAAACTCAGGCGGCTTGGTACCTAGCTCTTAAGAGTCAATCCACTCCGACTGCTCTGGTCTTGACCCGTCAAAATCTAACAGTTGAAGACGGCACAGACTTTGACAAGGTAGCTAAAGGTGCTTATGTGGTCTACGAAACAGGGGCAGACTTCGATACAATCTTGCTGGCTTCTGGTTCTGAGGTTAATTTGGCTGTTGCAGCTGCTAAAGCACTTGCAGCAGAAGGTGCTAAAATCCGCGTGGTCAGCGTGCCATCAACAGAGCTTTTTGATGCTCAAGATGCAGCCTACAAAGAAGAAATTCTGCCAAATGCAGTTCGTCGCCGCGTAGCGATCGAGATGGCAGCTAGCCAGCCTTGGTACAAGTATGTCGGTCTGGATGGTGCAGTTATCGGAATTGACCAGTTCGGTGCATCTGCTCCAGCAAGCAAGGTGCTTGAAGAATACGGATTTACAGTTGAGCACGTAGCAGAAGTTGTTAAAAATCTTAAATAA
- a CDS encoding DUF1307 domain-containing protein, whose protein sequence is MKKILLASACLLTLTACSMPNPNKQENKPKQNQSQSKAKKEEKVKTKTFSKKIDEHYTNSIKFFYTKEKIVSFQLIASQTISEENQKMSVEELTKFYSEYAQKNSMIENKEKLKGLEIHVEISEDKKIASAIFDFDLSKIDQEQLIQSTGGSNSNQTIFNKLQDKPEEVFNFMREQGLTEE, encoded by the coding sequence GTGAAGAAAATTCTCTTAGCCAGCGCTTGTCTGCTGACCCTGACTGCCTGCAGTATGCCCAATCCGAATAAGCAAGAAAACAAACCCAAGCAAAATCAAAGTCAAAGCAAAGCCAAAAAAGAAGAAAAGGTGAAGACGAAAACTTTTTCTAAAAAAATCGATGAGCATTATACCAATTCAATCAAGTTTTTCTATACAAAAGAGAAGATTGTATCTTTTCAACTCATCGCTAGCCAAACTATCTCTGAAGAAAATCAAAAGATGAGCGTCGAAGAATTAACAAAATTCTATAGCGAATATGCTCAGAAAAACTCTATGATAGAAAACAAGGAAAAGTTAAAAGGACTTGAAATTCACGTTGAGATTTCCGAAGACAAGAAAATAGCTTCAGCAATTTTTGACTTTGACCTCAGCAAAATAGATCAAGAACAGCTGATTCAGTCCACAGGTGGTTCTAATAGCAATCAAACTATCTTTAATAAACTCCAAGATAAACCTGAAGAGGTCTTTAACTTTATGAGAGAGCAAGGTTTGACAGAAGAATAA
- a CDS encoding transcription antiterminator has translation MILLDKTSCELLRYLIGLQEAATIMTISRELGQSRRKVYYHLEKINDALADYEEEIVSQPRIGILLTEQQKNLCRDLLLHVDTHSYILSANERMQLVSLYICTAKERVTIEKLMDLTDVSRNTVLNDLNDIRNQLATEQYLVNLYSTKARGYYLDCHPLNKIQYVHSLLYHIFIEGSQAFVDVLVKKFKELFDGEVLLSSQLQSFLSQQVPLVEQDLGKKINSHEIGFMLEVLPYLLLSCRNMELEAKEENSISQEFSLIRKRIEYRVAKFLSERMEHELAIRLSDIEISLLAVLLLSYRKDKDIHATSQDFAQLQEALEAFLWRFEASSYEIENWDDLLRNLLTHCKALLFRKTYGIMSKNPLTCLIKTKYADLFAFTKSSAVILEEAWFVTLTDDDIAYLTIHIGGSLKNSQAEQQDNRQIYLVCDEGLGLSKLLLKQCRYYLPNERLEAVFTTEQFKSVEDVLTADLLITTNEDLETDLPVIQVHPILDHEDILNISHFVKAQSPEQASTFNHDLEKLLSSYVKDVSRSQELKEKIQKLVHEKLLTSSAEDAEDWMKNIREWDRNR, from the coding sequence ATGATTTTACTGGATAAAACAAGTTGTGAACTCTTGCGCTACCTGATTGGGCTGCAAGAAGCAGCCACTATTATGACTATTTCCCGAGAGCTGGGCCAGTCGCGCAGAAAAGTTTACTATCATTTGGAAAAAATCAATGATGCTCTGGCGGACTATGAAGAAGAAATCGTTAGCCAGCCGCGGATAGGGATTTTACTGACAGAGCAGCAGAAGAATCTGTGCCGAGACTTGTTGCTGCATGTGGATACCCATAGCTATATCCTGAGTGCAAATGAGCGCATGCAGCTCGTATCCCTCTATATCTGTACGGCCAAGGAGCGAGTAACCATCGAAAAGCTGATGGATTTGACAGATGTCTCGCGCAATACCGTGCTCAATGACCTAAACGATATCCGCAATCAACTGGCGACGGAGCAGTATTTAGTTAACCTCTATTCTACCAAAGCCAGAGGCTATTATCTGGACTGCCATCCTCTCAATAAAATTCAGTACGTACACTCGCTGCTCTATCACATTTTTATTGAGGGCAGCCAAGCTTTCGTAGATGTTTTAGTGAAGAAGTTCAAGGAACTCTTTGATGGAGAGGTGCTCCTATCTAGTCAACTACAGAGCTTCCTCAGTCAGCAAGTCCCTTTAGTAGAGCAGGACTTGGGCAAGAAAATCAACAGTCATGAGATTGGCTTTATGCTGGAAGTGCTGCCTTATCTGCTGCTCAGCTGTCGCAATATGGAGCTGGAAGCGAAAGAAGAGAACAGCATCTCTCAGGAATTTAGCCTCATTCGCAAGCGGATCGAGTATCGGGTGGCCAAATTCTTAAGTGAGCGTATGGAGCACGAGCTAGCCATTCGGCTGAGTGATATTGAAATCTCACTTCTAGCCGTGCTTTTGCTGTCTTATCGTAAGGATAAGGATATTCATGCGACCAGTCAGGATTTTGCCCAGCTGCAGGAAGCTCTGGAGGCCTTTCTCTGGCGTTTTGAAGCTTCTTCCTATGAGATTGAGAACTGGGATGACTTGCTGCGCAATCTCCTAACCCATTGTAAGGCTTTGCTCTTTCGCAAGACTTACGGCATCATGTCCAAAAATCCGCTCACGTGTCTTATAAAGACTAAGTATGCTGACTTGTTTGCTTTTACCAAATCCTCTGCTGTGATTCTAGAAGAGGCGTGGTTTGTGACGCTTACAGACGATGATATTGCTTATCTGACTATCCATATTGGAGGCTCTTTGAAAAATAGCCAAGCAGAGCAGCAGGATAATCGACAAATCTATTTGGTTTGTGATGAAGGATTGGGACTTTCAAAGCTACTGCTGAAACAGTGCCGTTATTACTTACCCAATGAGCGTTTGGAAGCTGTCTTTACAACAGAACAGTTCAAAAGTGTTGAGGATGTGCTCACTGCTGATCTGCTTATCACCACCAATGAAGATCTAGAAACAGACCTACCAGTCATTCAGGTTCATCCGATTTTGGATCATGAGGATATTCTCAATATCAGTCATTTTGTCAAGGCTCAGAGTCCCGAACAAGCCAGCACTTTTAATCATGATTTGGAAAAACTGCTATCAAGCTATGTCAAAGATGTCAGCCGCTCACAGGAGTTAAAAGAAAAGATTCAAAAATTAGTCCACGAGAAACTGCTGACTAGCTCCGCTGAAGACGCAGAAGACTGGATGAAAAATATTAGAGAGTGGGACAGAAATCGGTAA
- the yajC gene encoding preprotein translocase subunit YajC, whose protein sequence is MNPTMLIVFAVVLIGMTYFQMRAQKKQAQQRMESLNKLQKGYEVITIGGLYGTVDEVDTDKKTVVLDVDGVYLTFELTAIKTVLPLTEGIPAVADGEGSVDLPEEESAIEE, encoded by the coding sequence ATGAATCCAACTATGCTTATTGTCTTTGCGGTTGTACTGATAGGGATGACCTATTTCCAAATGCGTGCTCAAAAGAAACAGGCTCAGCAGCGTATGGAAAGTCTTAACAAGCTGCAAAAGGGTTATGAAGTCATTACCATCGGTGGTTTGTATGGAACGGTAGATGAAGTCGACACAGATAAAAAGACAGTTGTTCTGGATGTGGACGGTGTTTATCTGACCTTTGAACTGACAGCTATTAAGACTGTACTGCCATTGACTGAGGGGATTCCTGCTGTTGCTGACGGTGAAGGAAGCGTTGACCTTCCTGAGGAAGAATCAGCGATTGAAGAGTAA
- a CDS encoding PH domain-containing protein, which yields MGLFSGLLGNASQKDIEKTERQLEDILTSTENVELAFSLIRDLIVFTDKRLILVDKQGMTGKKTSYKSFPYRSIGRFSVETAGHFDLDAELKIWVSSAQEPAEVLQFTSDRSVIAIQKALAEAVLR from the coding sequence ATGGGATTATTCAGCGGTTTATTAGGCAATGCCTCTCAGAAAGATATTGAAAAAACAGAAAGACAATTGGAGGATATTCTGACATCAACAGAGAATGTAGAACTGGCATTTAGTCTCATTCGCGACTTGATTGTCTTTACAGATAAGCGTTTAATCTTGGTCGACAAGCAGGGAATGACTGGCAAAAAGACTTCCTATAAGTCCTTCCCTTATCGCTCTATCGGTCGCTTCTCAGTAGAAACAGCCGGGCATTTCGACTTAGATGCTGAGCTGAAAATCTGGGTTTCCAGCGCTCAAGAGCCAGCAGAAGTCCTGCAATTTACAAGCGATCGCAGCGTCATCGCCATTCAAAAAGCCTTAGCGGAAGCAGTGTTAAGATAG
- a CDS encoding proline--tRNA ligase: MKQSKMLIPTLREMPSDAQVISHALMLRAGYVRQVSAGVYSYLPLANRVIEKAKKIMREEFDKIGAVEMLAPALLSADLWRESGRYETYGEDLYKLKNREKSDFILGPTHEETFTAIVRDSVKSYKQLPLNLYQIQPKYRDEKRPRNGLLRTREFIMKDAYSFHANYDSLDVAYDEYKSAYEKIFTRSELDFKAIIGDGGAMGGKDSQEFMAITPDRTDLNRWVVLDKSVASFDEIPEDVQEAIRTELTSWMVSGEDTIAYSSESSYAANLEMATDEYKPAGRVVTEEEVARASTPDCKTIDEVAAFLGLDESQTIKTLVYMADESPVVALLVGNDQLNEVKLKNHLAADFFDVASEDQVRQLLGAGFGSLGPVNLPEGVRIIADRKVQDLANAVVGANEDGYHLTGVNPGRDFTAEYVDIREVREGEISPDGQGVLKFARGIEIGHIFKLGTRYSDSMNANVLDENGRAVPMIMGCYGIGVSRLLSAVMEQHARLFVNKTPKGEFRYAWGINFPKELAPFDVHLIPVNVKDEEAVALTDQIEANLLSAGYEVLVDDRNERAGVKFSDSDLIGLPIRVTVGKKAAEGIVEVKIKATGDTIEVHADNLLETLSILTK; the protein is encoded by the coding sequence ATGAAACAAAGTAAAATGTTAATTCCAACCCTGCGTGAGATGCCTAGTGATGCTCAAGTTATCAGCCACGCTCTGATGCTGCGGGCTGGCTATGTCCGTCAGGTTTCAGCTGGGGTCTATTCTTATCTGCCGCTGGCTAATCGCGTGATTGAAAAAGCAAAAAAAATCATGCGGGAAGAGTTTGACAAGATTGGGGCAGTTGAGATGCTGGCGCCTGCCCTGCTCAGTGCAGACCTCTGGCGCGAGTCTGGCCGTTATGAGACCTATGGTGAAGACCTCTACAAGCTAAAAAATCGTGAAAAATCCGACTTTATCTTGGGGCCAACCCATGAGGAAACCTTTACGGCTATCGTCCGTGATTCGGTTAAATCCTACAAACAGCTGCCGCTCAATCTTTATCAGATTCAGCCTAAATACCGCGATGAAAAGCGTCCTCGTAACGGACTCTTGCGGACGCGTGAATTTATCATGAAAGATGCCTACAGTTTCCACGCTAACTATGACAGCTTGGATGTAGCTTATGATGAATACAAGTCTGCCTATGAGAAAATCTTTACCCGCAGCGAGCTAGATTTCAAAGCTATTATCGGTGATGGCGGTGCTATGGGGGGCAAGGACAGCCAAGAATTCATGGCCATTACGCCGGATCGGACGGATTTGAACCGCTGGGTGGTCTTGGACAAGTCTGTAGCCAGCTTTGATGAAATTCCTGAAGATGTTCAGGAAGCTATTCGGACAGAATTGACCAGCTGGATGGTATCTGGTGAGGATACCATCGCCTACTCTAGTGAGTCCAGCTATGCTGCCAACCTTGAAATGGCGACGGATGAATACAAGCCGGCAGGACGTGTCGTGACTGAGGAAGAAGTAGCTCGCGCTTCAACGCCTGACTGCAAGACAATTGACGAAGTTGCTGCCTTCCTTGGGCTGGATGAAAGCCAGACAATCAAGACTTTAGTTTACATGGCTGACGAGTCTCCTGTCGTGGCACTTCTGGTCGGTAATGACCAGCTTAATGAAGTCAAGCTAAAAAATCATTTGGCAGCGGATTTCTTTGACGTAGCTAGTGAAGATCAAGTCCGTCAACTCTTAGGAGCAGGATTTGGCTCACTAGGGCCAGTCAATCTGCCAGAAGGCGTGAGAATCATCGCTGACCGCAAGGTGCAAGATCTGGCTAACGCTGTGGTGGGTGCTAACGAAGATGGTTACCACCTGACTGGTGTCAATCCAGGCCGTGACTTTACCGCTGAGTATGTGGATATCCGTGAGGTTCGTGAGGGTGAAATTTCGCCAGACGGCCAAGGTGTTCTCAAGTTTGCTCGTGGGATTGAGATTGGACACATCTTCAAGCTGGGAACTCGCTATTCTGACAGCATGAATGCTAATGTCTTGGACGAAAATGGCCGAGCAGTACCGATGATTATGGGTTGTTACGGTATCGGTGTCAGCCGTCTCCTGTCCGCTGTTATGGAGCAGCATGCCCGTCTCTTTGTCAATAAAACTCCTAAGGGTGAATTCCGCTATGCTTGGGGCATCAACTTCCCGAAAGAGCTGGCACCATTTGATGTGCACTTGATTCCGGTCAATGTCAAGGACGAGGAAGCCGTGGCTCTAACTGACCAAATCGAAGCTAACTTGCTAAGTGCTGGTTATGAAGTCTTGGTGGATGATCGCAATGAGCGCGCAGGTGTTAAGTTCAGCGACAGCGATTTGATTGGTCTCCCAATCCGTGTGACAGTTGGTAAGAAAGCTGCAGAAGGCATTGTCGAAGTCAAGATTAAGGCTACTGGCGATACCATTGAAGTCCACGCCGATAATCTGCTAGAAACCTTGTCGATTTTGACAAAATAA